The following coding sequences are from one Oncorhynchus kisutch isolate 150728-3 linkage group LG23, Okis_V2, whole genome shotgun sequence window:
- the LOC109868195 gene encoding uncharacterized protein LOC109868195 isoform X1 translates to MRGSMRRRRGRNPSRKATLQKKSECPAALVSGNGRKGWTSTSIDGVSLSEGNLLLQALNGFVLVVTTDGSIFYASPTIQDYLGFHQSDVVHQSVYDLIHIDDRAMFRCQLHVTLNPNQNDSEAGPDARQSSSRPDGESMSYLPQHIPPDNSFFLERSFCCRFRCLLDNTSGFLALKFQGRLKYVCGQGRLADDGATTPAQLALLAIAAPLQPPAVMEIRTKTLLFQTKHRLDFAPMGIDTRGKVVLGYSETELVTRGSGYQFIHAADMMYCADNHLKMIKTGETGFTIFRLLTKAGVWVWVQANARVVFKAGRPDFIVVRQKALMNQEGEEHLRQRRIELPFNFATGEALLYESCSSLDTAVMPPGPPIPPGLTPPGSSPEDKHLDSTSLLGSLLCQDRSVYTQPQDPSLDLQDLSPDLNLAFPQDQDPGLERAFLDSHTLLSVPGELQVPHRPSLVDPTAQTMMDSLGEILGKMGAEGLEGLRLKETELREWESTLFRINMEQQDVTGKMDDILANDVFSYVEEALMRENDGGCVIGSLRQATEPINRLPAHNTANPNTLGVFPHSQSSLLPGNKGFNGGNGSHSENRWQMGGPHMTSKLNSYEEQRLLGNGVVSGMEHGVECSPGIVREPRSVVNTNILPKAAHTFAGQRTQGSGGYLHGNRTVPQPSHINNQPESWIPSIQNIILNNHSPVPLPNFYNILPEAFDQTMQPSLELYHSGTGDAKRQFSGQPCPGPSYQDPRQSWQQPRQSTQWQPWQIPQCFPAKPVNGLRHTHPKHTTHIPSNNASRTQTLTHTPSGNCMFEKRPSNISGLTPAQNRSHGPIPAPTQSNGPRPTPILSNDCRISFSTQAPK, encoded by the exons CGACCCTCCAGAAGAAGAGTGAGTGTCCGGCCGCCCTCGTCAGTGGGAACGGGAGGAAAGGATGGACATCCACTTCTATAGACGGAGTTAGCCTCTCAGAGGGAAACCTACTGCTGCag GCCCTGAATGGTTTTGTCCTGGTGGTGACCACTGATGGCTCCATCTTCTACGCCTCTCCAACCATCCAGGACTACCTGGGCTTCCACCAG TCTGATGTGGTGCACCAGAGTGTGTACGACCTGATCCACATAGATGACAGAGCCATGTTCCGGTGTCAGCTTCACGTCACTCTCAACCCCAACCAGAATGACTCAGAGGCCGGACCAGACG CCAGGCAATCAAGCAGCAGGCCTGATGGTGAGTCTATGAGCTACCTGCCCCAGCACATTCCTCCAGACAACAGCTTCTTCCTAGAGAGAAGCTTCTGCTGTCGCTTCCGCTGTCTGCTAGACAACACTTCCGGCTTCCTG gcgTTGAAGTTCCAGGGGCGTCTGAAGTATGTGTGTGGTCAGGGGAGGCTGGCGGATGACGGGGCCACGACCCCCGCTCAGCTGGCCCTCCTTGCCATCGCTGCGCCCCTGCAGCCCCCGGCTGTCATGGAGATCAGGACCAAGACTCTCCTCTTCCAGACCAAACACAGACTGGACTTCGCCCCCATGGGTATAGACACCAG AGGTAAAGTGGTGCTGGGTTACTCTGAGACAGAGTTGGTCACTAGAGGCTCAGGTTACCAGTTCATCCATGCTGCTGACATGATGTACTGCGCAGACAACCACCTCAAAA tGATAAAAACAGGAGAGACTGGTTTCACAATTTTTAGGCTGCTGACTAAGgcaggtgtgtgggtgtgggttcAGGCCAACGCCAGGGTCGTCTTCAAGGCAGGGAGACCCGACTTCATCGTCGTTCGACAGAAAGCCCTGAT GAACCAGGAGGGCGAGGAGCACCTGCGTCAGCGGAGAATAGAGCTTCCCTTCAACTTTGCCACTGGGGAGGCTCTGCTGTATGAGTCCTGTTCCTCTCTGGATACTGCCGTTATGCCTCCAGGACCACCCATCCCCCCAGGCCTCACTCCCCCAGGCTCCAGCCCTGAGGACAAGCACCTGGACTCTACCTCTCTCCTGGGGTCCCTACTCTGTCAAGACCGCTCTGTCTACACTCAGCCCCAGGACCCTAGCCTGGACCTCCAGGACCTTTCCCCGGACTTAAACCTAGCCTtcccccaggaccaggacccaggcCTGGAGAGAGCCTTCCTGGACAGCCACACTCTGCTGAGTGTCCCCGGGGAGCTCCAGGTTCCCCATAGGCCCAGCTTGGTAGACCCCACAGCCCAAACCATGATGGACTCTCTGGGGGAGATCCTGGGGAAGATGGGGGCGGAGGGCCTGGAGGGGCTGAGGTTGAAGGAGACAGAGCTGAGGGAGTGGGAGAGCACCCTCTTCAGGATCAACATGGAACAGCAGGATGTGACGGGGAAGATGGATGATATCTTAGCCAATGATGTGTTCTCGTATGTGGAGGAGGCTCTGATGAGGGAGAATGATGGTGGATGTGTGATAGGCAGCTTGAGACAGGCCACTGAGCCAATAAACAGACTCCCTGCTCACAACACTGCCAATCCGAACACACTGGGCGTGTTCCCTCACTCCCAGAGTTCCTTATTGCCAGGCAACAAGGGCTTCAATGGCGGGAACGGCTCACACAGTGAGAACCGATGGCAGATGGGTGGTCCACACATGACCTCTAAACTCAACAGCTATGAAGAGCAGAGGCTGCTGGGTAATGGAGTTGTTAGTGGCATGGAGCACGGGGTGGAGTGTAGTCCTGGGATTGTTAGAGAGCCACGCAGCGTTGTAAACACAAACATACTACCCAAGGCTGCTCACACGTTTGCAGGGCAACGGACTCAAGGAAGTGGCGGCTATCTCCATGGCAACCGAACGGTCCCACAACCATCCCATATTAACAACCAACCGGAATCCTGGATACCCTCCATCCAAAATATTATCCTTAATAACCACAGCCCTGTTCCTCTCCCAAACTTCTACAATATTCTCCCTGAGGCCTTTGACCAAACCATGCAGCCCAGCCTGGAGTTATACCACTCTGGGACTGGAGATGCAAAAAGGCAGTTCTCAGGGCAGCCCTGTCCGGGTCCTTCATATCAGGACCCAAGGCAGTCTTGGCAACAGCCACGGCAAAGTACACAATGGCAACCTTGGCAGATACCACAGTGTTTTCCAGCAAAGCCAGTAAATGGACTCCGTCACACACAccccaaacacaccacacacataccgTCCAATAACGCATCCAGAactcaaacactcacacacacaccctcaggcaACTGTATGTTTGAAAAAAGGCCTTCAAATATCAGTGGCCTTACACCTGCCCAAAACAGGTCACACGGTCCCATACCTGCCCCAACTCAGTCCAATGGACCCAGACCCACTCCCATTCTTTCCAATGACTGTAGAATCAGCTTCTCTACCCAGGCCCCCAAATGA
- the LOC109868195 gene encoding uncharacterized protein LOC109868195 isoform X2 — protein sequence MFRCQLHVTLNPNQNDSEAGPDARQSSSRPDGESMSYLPQHIPPDNSFFLERSFCCRFRCLLDNTSGFLALKFQGRLKYVCGQGRLADDGATTPAQLALLAIAAPLQPPAVMEIRTKTLLFQTKHRLDFAPMGIDTRGKVVLGYSETELVTRGSGYQFIHAADMMYCADNHLKMIKTGETGFTIFRLLTKAGVWVWVQANARVVFKAGRPDFIVVRQKALMNQEGEEHLRQRRIELPFNFATGEALLYESCSSLDTAVMPPGPPIPPGLTPPGSSPEDKHLDSTSLLGSLLCQDRSVYTQPQDPSLDLQDLSPDLNLAFPQDQDPGLERAFLDSHTLLSVPGELQVPHRPSLVDPTAQTMMDSLGEILGKMGAEGLEGLRLKETELREWESTLFRINMEQQDVTGKMDDILANDVFSYVEEALMRENDGGCVIGSLRQATEPINRLPAHNTANPNTLGVFPHSQSSLLPGNKGFNGGNGSHSENRWQMGGPHMTSKLNSYEEQRLLGNGVVSGMEHGVECSPGIVREPRSVVNTNILPKAAHTFAGQRTQGSGGYLHGNRTVPQPSHINNQPESWIPSIQNIILNNHSPVPLPNFYNILPEAFDQTMQPSLELYHSGTGDAKRQFSGQPCPGPSYQDPRQSWQQPRQSTQWQPWQIPQCFPAKPVNGLRHTHPKHTTHIPSNNASRTQTLTHTPSGNCMFEKRPSNISGLTPAQNRSHGPIPAPTQSNGPRPTPILSNDCRISFSTQAPK from the exons ATGTTCCGGTGTCAGCTTCACGTCACTCTCAACCCCAACCAGAATGACTCAGAGGCCGGACCAGACG CCAGGCAATCAAGCAGCAGGCCTGATGGTGAGTCTATGAGCTACCTGCCCCAGCACATTCCTCCAGACAACAGCTTCTTCCTAGAGAGAAGCTTCTGCTGTCGCTTCCGCTGTCTGCTAGACAACACTTCCGGCTTCCTG gcgTTGAAGTTCCAGGGGCGTCTGAAGTATGTGTGTGGTCAGGGGAGGCTGGCGGATGACGGGGCCACGACCCCCGCTCAGCTGGCCCTCCTTGCCATCGCTGCGCCCCTGCAGCCCCCGGCTGTCATGGAGATCAGGACCAAGACTCTCCTCTTCCAGACCAAACACAGACTGGACTTCGCCCCCATGGGTATAGACACCAG AGGTAAAGTGGTGCTGGGTTACTCTGAGACAGAGTTGGTCACTAGAGGCTCAGGTTACCAGTTCATCCATGCTGCTGACATGATGTACTGCGCAGACAACCACCTCAAAA tGATAAAAACAGGAGAGACTGGTTTCACAATTTTTAGGCTGCTGACTAAGgcaggtgtgtgggtgtgggttcAGGCCAACGCCAGGGTCGTCTTCAAGGCAGGGAGACCCGACTTCATCGTCGTTCGACAGAAAGCCCTGAT GAACCAGGAGGGCGAGGAGCACCTGCGTCAGCGGAGAATAGAGCTTCCCTTCAACTTTGCCACTGGGGAGGCTCTGCTGTATGAGTCCTGTTCCTCTCTGGATACTGCCGTTATGCCTCCAGGACCACCCATCCCCCCAGGCCTCACTCCCCCAGGCTCCAGCCCTGAGGACAAGCACCTGGACTCTACCTCTCTCCTGGGGTCCCTACTCTGTCAAGACCGCTCTGTCTACACTCAGCCCCAGGACCCTAGCCTGGACCTCCAGGACCTTTCCCCGGACTTAAACCTAGCCTtcccccaggaccaggacccaggcCTGGAGAGAGCCTTCCTGGACAGCCACACTCTGCTGAGTGTCCCCGGGGAGCTCCAGGTTCCCCATAGGCCCAGCTTGGTAGACCCCACAGCCCAAACCATGATGGACTCTCTGGGGGAGATCCTGGGGAAGATGGGGGCGGAGGGCCTGGAGGGGCTGAGGTTGAAGGAGACAGAGCTGAGGGAGTGGGAGAGCACCCTCTTCAGGATCAACATGGAACAGCAGGATGTGACGGGGAAGATGGATGATATCTTAGCCAATGATGTGTTCTCGTATGTGGAGGAGGCTCTGATGAGGGAGAATGATGGTGGATGTGTGATAGGCAGCTTGAGACAGGCCACTGAGCCAATAAACAGACTCCCTGCTCACAACACTGCCAATCCGAACACACTGGGCGTGTTCCCTCACTCCCAGAGTTCCTTATTGCCAGGCAACAAGGGCTTCAATGGCGGGAACGGCTCACACAGTGAGAACCGATGGCAGATGGGTGGTCCACACATGACCTCTAAACTCAACAGCTATGAAGAGCAGAGGCTGCTGGGTAATGGAGTTGTTAGTGGCATGGAGCACGGGGTGGAGTGTAGTCCTGGGATTGTTAGAGAGCCACGCAGCGTTGTAAACACAAACATACTACCCAAGGCTGCTCACACGTTTGCAGGGCAACGGACTCAAGGAAGTGGCGGCTATCTCCATGGCAACCGAACGGTCCCACAACCATCCCATATTAACAACCAACCGGAATCCTGGATACCCTCCATCCAAAATATTATCCTTAATAACCACAGCCCTGTTCCTCTCCCAAACTTCTACAATATTCTCCCTGAGGCCTTTGACCAAACCATGCAGCCCAGCCTGGAGTTATACCACTCTGGGACTGGAGATGCAAAAAGGCAGTTCTCAGGGCAGCCCTGTCCGGGTCCTTCATATCAGGACCCAAGGCAGTCTTGGCAACAGCCACGGCAAAGTACACAATGGCAACCTTGGCAGATACCACAGTGTTTTCCAGCAAAGCCAGTAAATGGACTCCGTCACACACAccccaaacacaccacacacataccgTCCAATAACGCATCCAGAactcaaacactcacacacacaccctcaggcaACTGTATGTTTGAAAAAAGGCCTTCAAATATCAGTGGCCTTACACCTGCCCAAAACAGGTCACACGGTCCCATACCTGCCCCAACTCAGTCCAATGGACCCAGACCCACTCCCATTCTTTCCAATGACTGTAGAATCAGCTTCTCTACCCAGGCCCCCAAATGA